In Drosophila santomea strain STO CAGO 1482 chromosome 2L, Prin_Dsan_1.1, whole genome shotgun sequence, a single window of DNA contains:
- the LOC120455601 gene encoding uncharacterized protein LOC120455601 encodes MPRNGFQLLLTVAILPVISLAASPADGLHKYRASPKLTGPVKLLHDPEDTILNTLDGALEKISTIYMQALFAGTHTPELEAPLRALEMELFDLLDELYNQNRLKDYIKYEAEVTRQMIIYNMLKRLFGYTQEVEAGSIEL; translated from the coding sequence ATGCCACGAAATGGGTTTCAATTGTTACTAACTGTGGCGATCCTGCCAGTTATCAGTTTGGCCGCTAGTCCTGCAGATGGTCTGCACAAGTACCGTGCTTCTCCAAAACTCACGGGTCCTGTGAAACTTCTACACGATCCCGAGGACACCATTCTGAACACCTTGGATGGCGCTCTGGAAAAGATCTCCACTATCTACATGCAGGCCTTGTTCGCTGGTACCCACACACCGGAACTAGAAGCTCCGCTGAGAGCCCTCGAAATGGAGTTGTTCGATCTGCTGGACGAGCTCTATAATCAGAATCGTCTCAAGGACTATATAAAGTACGAGGCGGAAGTGACGCGACAAATGATAATCTACAACATGCTCAAGAGATTGTTTGGCTACACACAGGAAGTTGAGGCGGGATCTATCGAGCTATAA
- the LOC120447010 gene encoding protein deadpan — translation MDYKNDINSDDDFDCSNGYSDSYGSSGRMSNPNGLSKAELRKTNKPIMEKRRRARINHCLNELKSLILEAMKKDPARHTKLEKADILEMTVKHLQSVQRQQLNMAIQSDPSVVQKFKTGFVECAEEVNRYVSQMDGIDTGVRQRLSAHLNQCANSLEQIGSMSNFSNGYRGAMFPAAAVTAAPTPLFPSLPQDLNNNSRTESSAPAIQMGGLQLIPSRLPSGEFALIMPNTGSAAPPPGPFAWPGSAAGVAAGTASAALASIANPTHLNDYTQSFRMSAFSKPVNTAAPANLPENLIHSLPGQTQLPVKNSTSPPLSPISSISSHCEESRAASPTVDVMSKHSFAGVFSTPPPTSAETSFNTSGSLNLSAGSHDSSGCSRSLAHLQQQQVTSTSGIAKRDREAEAESSDCSLDEPSSKKFLAGAIEKSSSAWRPW, via the exons ATGGATTACAAAAACGATATTAATTCCGACGACGACTTCGACTGCTCCAACGGCTACAGCGATAGCTATGGCTCCAGTGGACGCATGTCCAATCCCAATGGATTATCAAAAGCAGAACTGAGAAAG aCAAACAAACCGATTATGGAGAAACGTCGCCGAGCTCGCATTAATCACTGCCTCAACGAACTGAAGTCCCTTATCCTGGAGGCGATGAAAAAAGAC CCGGCTCGTCATACCAAACTGGAGAAGGCCGACATACTTGAGATGACGGTGAAGCATCTGCAGTCGGTACAGCGCCAGCAGCTCAACATGGCCATCCAATCGGATCCCAGCGTGGTCCAGAAGTTCAAGACGGGATTTGTGGAGTGCGCAGAGGAGGTGAACCGCTATGTTAGCCAAATGGATGGCATCGACACGGGTGTTCGTCAGCGGCTCAGCGCCCATCTGAATCAGTGCGCCAATAGTCTGGAGCAGATCGGGTCAATGAGCAACTTCAGCAACGGATACCGTGGTGCTATGTTTCCCGCCGCAGCTGTCACGGCTGCTCCCACTCCGCTGTTTCCCTCGTTGCCGCAGGACTTGAACAACAACAGCCGCACGGAGTCGTCGGCTCCCGCCATCCAAATGGGCGGACTTCAGCTGATTCCCTCACGTTTACCCTCGGGAGAGTTTGCCCTGATCATGCCGAATACCGGATCCGCTGCTCCGCCTCCGGGACCCTTTGCCTGGCCAGGATCTGCAGCAGGAGTCGCAGCTGGAACAGCCAGTGCCGCCTTGGCCAGCATTGCCAATCCCACACATCTGAATGACTACACACAGAGCTTCCGAATGAGTGCGTTTAGCAAACCAGTCAATACCGCAGCTCCGGCCAACCTTCCGGAAAACCTCATCCACTCGCTGCCCGGGCAAACGCAGCTGCCCGTAAAGAACAGCACAAGCCCACCGCTGAGCCCGATCTCCTCCATATCCAGCCACTGCGAGGAGTCGCGGGCTGCCTCGCCCACCGTGGATGTGATGAGCAAGCACAGTTTCGCCGGCGTCTTTTCAACTCCGCCACCAACCAGCGCTGAGACCTCCTTCAACACCAGCGGATCCCTCAACTTGAGTGCCGGAAGCCACGACAGCAGCGGATGCTCGCGATCGCTGGCCCActtgcagcaacagcaagtgACCTCTACCAGCGGAATCGCCAAGCGCGACAGGGAGGCGGAGGCCGAGTCCAGCGACTGCTCCTTGGACGAACCCTCGTCCAAGAAATTCCTAGCCGGCGCCATCGAAAAGTCAAGCTCCGCTTGGAGGCCGTGGTAG
- the LOC120447000 gene encoding protein peanut — translation MNSPRSNAVNGGSGGAISALPSTLAQLALRDKQQAASASASASSATNGSGGSESLVGIGGRPPNQPPSVPVAVSGKLDTSSGGASNGDSNKLTHDLQEKEHQQAQKPQKPPLPVRQKPMEIAGYVGFANLPNQVYRKAVKRGFEFTLMVVGASGLGKSTLINSMFLSDIYNAEQYPGPSLRKKKTVAVEATKVMLKENGVNLTLTVVDTPGFGDAVDNSNCWVPILEYVDSKYEEYLTAESRVYRKTISDSRVHCCLYFIAPSGHGLLPLDIACMQSLSDKVNLVPVIAKADTMTPDEVHLFKKQILNEIAQHKIKIYDFPATLEDAAEEAKTTQNLRSRVPFAVVGANTIIEQDGKKVRGRRYPWGLVEVENLTHCDFIALRNMVIRTHLQDLKDVTNNVHYENYRCRKLSELGLVDGKARLSNKNPLTQMEEEKREHEQKMKKMEAEMEQVFDMKVKEKMQKLRDSELELARRHEERKKALELQIRELEEKRREFEREKKEWEDVNHVTLEELKRRSLGANSSTDNVDGKKEKKKKGLF, via the coding sequence ATGAATAGTCCTCGCTCGAACGCGGTCAatggcggcagcggcggcgcCATCTCCGCTCTGCCCAGCACTCTGGCCCAACTGGCTCTTCGCGACAAGCAGCAGGCTGCGTCGGCATCGGCGTCGGCGTCCTCTGCCACcaacggcagcggcggcagcgagTCCTTGGTGGGAATCGGTGGACGACCGCCCAATCAGCCGCCCAGTGTGCCAGTGGCCGTCAGTGGCAAGCTGGACACCAGCAGCGGAGGCGCCTCCAACGGCGACTCGAACAAACTGACCCACGATctgcaggagaaggagcacCAGCAGGCGCAGAAGCCACAGAAGCCACCGCTCCCGGTGCGCCAGAAGCCCATGGAGATCGCCGGCTATGTGGGCTTCGCCAACCTGCCCAATCAGGTCTACCGCAAGGCCGTCAAAAGGGGATTCGAGTTCACCCTGATGGTGGTGGGCGCCAGTGGGCTGGGCAAGTCGACGTTGATCAACTCCATGTTCCTGTCGGACATCTACAACGCGGAACAGTATCCGGGCCCCTCGCTGCGCAAAAAGAAGACCGTAGCCGTGGAGGCCACCAAAGTGATGCTCAAGGAAAACGGCGTCAATCTGACACTCACGGTGGTGGACACACCCGGATTCGGCGATGCCGTGGACAATAGCAACTGCTGGGTGCCCATTTTGGAGTACGTGGACAGCAAGTACGAGGAGTACCTGACCGCCGAGTCGCGGGTGTACCGTAAAACCATTTCGGACAGCCGGGTGCATTGCTGCCTCTACTTCATAGCACCATCGGGACACGGACTCCTGCCGCTGGACATTGCCTGCATGCAGAGCCTGTCGGACAAGGTGAATCTGGTGCCGGTGATCGCCAAGGCGGACACCATGACGCCCGACGAAGTGCACCTATTCAAGAAGCAGATCCTCAACGAGATCGCCCAGCACAAGATCAAGATCTACGACTTCCCTGCCACGTTGGAGGATGCGGCCGAGGAGGCCAAGACCACGCAGAATCTGCGCAGCCGAGTGCCATTTGCGGTGGTGGGTGCCAACACCATCATCGAGCAAGACGGAAAGAAGGTGCGGGGCAGGCGTTATCCCTGGGGCTTGGTGGAGGTAGAGAACCTGACGCATTGCGACTTTATAGCGCTGCGCAACATGGTCATACGCACTCACCTACAGGACCTCAAGGACGTGACGAACAACGTCCACTACGAGAACTATCGCTGCCGGAAACTATCGGAACTGGGACTGGTGGACGGCAAGGCTAGGCTGTCCAACAAGAACCCTCTTACCCagatggaggaggagaagCGGGAGCACGAGCAGAAGATGAAAAAGATGGAGGCCGAGATGGAGCAGGTATTCGACATGAAGGTCAAGGAGAAAATGCAGAAGCTCAGGGACTCGGAGCTGGAGCTGGCGCGGCGTCACGAGGAGCGCAAGAAGGCGCTGGAGCTGCAGATCCgggagctggaggagaagaGACGCGAGTTCGAGCGCGAGAAGAAGGAGTGGGAGGATGTCAACCACGTGACGCTCGAGGAGCTCAAGCGACGCAGCCTGGGGGCCAACAGCAGCACGGACAATGTGGATGGCAAGAAggagaagaaaaagaaggGTCTGTTCTAA